The Pecten maximus chromosome 12, xPecMax1.1, whole genome shotgun sequence genome includes a region encoding these proteins:
- the LOC117339525 gene encoding vesicular glutamate transporter 1-like isoform X2, whose protein sequence is MCCPKRFIVVGLGFLGLLVSIGYRAVFALVMVDVIKNQSVGGKGASVPALSGVIAAWAPRTEKTRMITISYSGAYLSPTLAFLVTGYASCYVSWHASLFIYGGCGVLWSLAWFFCIYDSPADHPGVGDREKLLFIEEGPGHRGGNRLIASGIPWQSIFTSLPMYAIIVGSFCRNWIFSLILTELPQYFHDVFNASIDDIGWMTGVPEVFMTLVTVTGGVLVDKTIKSRKCGITTTVGRKMAQCIGFGTEAICFFVLATLGNTPENRTTAFILLCIGVGFSGFAISGYQVNPLDLAPQYASILTGLSRCGALGAILSTAVAAVIRGKTGSVNNWQTIFWIAGGVHMAGVIFYGIFARGTRQDWAKVKEGEGLINPVGSESDMHTESREHIYSKSADYGSTRREEEDYSDNDKIFSQSVDNGALRRSDYDEGDNWFLLTI, encoded by the exons ATGTGTTGTCCGAAACGTTTCATAGTGGTGGGCCTAGGTTTTCTTGGTCTGCTCGTTTCTATTGGATACAGAGCTGTTTTTGCCTTGGTGATGGTGGATGTAATCAAAAATCAGTCTGTCGGTGGAAAG gGCGCATCAGTACCTGCCCTCAGTGGTGTCATAGCGGCGTGGGCACCGAGGACCGAGAAGACCAGGATGATCACCATCTCGTACTCCG GAGCGTACCTCAGTCCGACACTGGCTTTCTTGGTAACTGGCTATGCATCGTGCTACGTCAGCTGGCACGCGAGTCTCTTCATATATG GCGGATGTGGGGTGCTGTGGTCTTTAGCGTGGTTCTTTTGCATATATGACTCTCCTGCTGACCACCCTGGAGTCGGAGACCGAGAGAAGTTGCTGTTTATAGAAGAGGGTCCAGGACACAGAGGAGGCAACAGATTAATT GCTTCTGGTATACCCTGGCAGAGCATATTTACAAGTTTGCCAATGTACGCCATCATTGTTGGTAGTTTTTGCCGTAACTGGATCTTCTCGCTGATTCTAACAGAACTTCCACAATATTTCCATGATGTGTTCAACGCAAGCATAGATGAT ATTGGGTGGATGACGGGTGTACCAGAAGTATTTATGACGCTTGTTACTGTGACCGGGGGTGTACTTGTGGACAAGACGATAAAGTCCAGAAAGTGTGGTATTACTACGACTGTCGGCAGGAAAATGGCACAGTGTATTG GGTTTGGAACAGAAGCgatttgtttctttgtgttgGCTACTCTTGGTAATACGCCAGAAAATCGGACTACAGCTTTCATCTTACTTTGTATTGGAGTGGGCTTCAGTGGGTTTGCTATATcag GTTACCAAGTGAACCCCCTAGATCTCGCTCCTCAGTACGCCAGTATCCTGACAGGGCTATCAAGGTGTGGTGCCTTGGGAGCGATCCTGAGTACTGCTGTGGCCGCGGTAATAAGAGGGAAAACAGGG AGCGTGAACAATTGGCAAACAATATTTTGGATAGCTGGTGGTGTACATATGGCTGGAGTTATATTTTATGGAATATTTGCACGAGGAACGAGACAAGATTGGGCTAAAGTGAAAGAGGGTGAGGGGTTAATCAACCCTGTGGGAAGCGAAAGTGACATGCATACCGAAAGTCGtgaacatatatacagtaaatctGCCGATTATGGATCAACGCGCAGGGAAGAGGAGGACTACAGTGATAAcgataaaatattttcacaatccGTAGATAACGGGGCGCTAAGAAGGTCTGATTATGATGAAGGAGATAATTGGTTTCTTCTGACTATTTGA
- the LOC117339525 gene encoding vesicular glutamate transporter 2-like isoform X1 has protein sequence MCCPKRFIVVGLGFLGLLVSIGYRAVFALVMVDVIKNQSVGGKCTVNASDPTRYLSLAGRVTVQFSQNINTAYFIGSLITQAPGGYLALRFSPSRICGISILLSSILMLILPLAIPFNKWLTMAIRFMQGFVEGASVPALSGVIAAWAPRTEKTRMITISYSGAYLSPTLAFLVTGYASCYVSWHASLFIYGGCGVLWSLAWFFCIYDSPADHPGVGDREKLLFIEEGPGHRGGNRLIASGIPWQSIFTSLPMYAIIVGSFCRNWIFSLILTELPQYFHDVFNASIDDIGWMTGVPEVFMTLVTVTGGVLVDKTIKSRKCGITTTVGRKMAQCIGFGTEAICFFVLATLGNTPENRTTAFILLCIGVGFSGFAISGYQVNPLDLAPQYASILTGLSRCGALGAILSTAVAAVIRGKTGSVNNWQTIFWIAGGVHMAGVIFYGIFARGTRQDWAKVKEGEGLINPVGSESDMHTESREHIYSKSADYGSTRREEEDYSDNDKIFSQSVDNGALRRSDYDEGDNWFLLTI, from the exons ATGTGTTGTCCGAAACGTTTCATAGTGGTGGGCCTAGGTTTTCTTGGTCTGCTCGTTTCTATTGGATACAGAGCTGTTTTTGCCTTGGTGATGGTGGATGTAATCAAAAATCAGTCTGTCGGTGGAAAG TGTACAGTGAATGCAAGCGACCCTACAAGATACCTTTCCTTGGCCGGGAGGGTAACCGTTCAGTTCTCACAGAATATTAACACAGCCTACTTCATAGGTTCACTGATTACTCAGGCTCCAGGCGGTTACCTAGCATTAAGATTTTCTCCCTCCAG AATCTGCGGGATTTCTATCCTTTTGTCCTCGATTCTGATGTTAATCCTGCCATTGGCCATACCTTTCAACAAATGGCTGACTATGGCTATACGATTTATGCAAGGATTTGTGGAG gGCGCATCAGTACCTGCCCTCAGTGGTGTCATAGCGGCGTGGGCACCGAGGACCGAGAAGACCAGGATGATCACCATCTCGTACTCCG GAGCGTACCTCAGTCCGACACTGGCTTTCTTGGTAACTGGCTATGCATCGTGCTACGTCAGCTGGCACGCGAGTCTCTTCATATATG GCGGATGTGGGGTGCTGTGGTCTTTAGCGTGGTTCTTTTGCATATATGACTCTCCTGCTGACCACCCTGGAGTCGGAGACCGAGAGAAGTTGCTGTTTATAGAAGAGGGTCCAGGACACAGAGGAGGCAACAGATTAATT GCTTCTGGTATACCCTGGCAGAGCATATTTACAAGTTTGCCAATGTACGCCATCATTGTTGGTAGTTTTTGCCGTAACTGGATCTTCTCGCTGATTCTAACAGAACTTCCACAATATTTCCATGATGTGTTCAACGCAAGCATAGATGAT ATTGGGTGGATGACGGGTGTACCAGAAGTATTTATGACGCTTGTTACTGTGACCGGGGGTGTACTTGTGGACAAGACGATAAAGTCCAGAAAGTGTGGTATTACTACGACTGTCGGCAGGAAAATGGCACAGTGTATTG GGTTTGGAACAGAAGCgatttgtttctttgtgttgGCTACTCTTGGTAATACGCCAGAAAATCGGACTACAGCTTTCATCTTACTTTGTATTGGAGTGGGCTTCAGTGGGTTTGCTATATcag GTTACCAAGTGAACCCCCTAGATCTCGCTCCTCAGTACGCCAGTATCCTGACAGGGCTATCAAGGTGTGGTGCCTTGGGAGCGATCCTGAGTACTGCTGTGGCCGCGGTAATAAGAGGGAAAACAGGG AGCGTGAACAATTGGCAAACAATATTTTGGATAGCTGGTGGTGTACATATGGCTGGAGTTATATTTTATGGAATATTTGCACGAGGAACGAGACAAGATTGGGCTAAAGTGAAAGAGGGTGAGGGGTTAATCAACCCTGTGGGAAGCGAAAGTGACATGCATACCGAAAGTCGtgaacatatatacagtaaatctGCCGATTATGGATCAACGCGCAGGGAAGAGGAGGACTACAGTGATAAcgataaaatattttcacaatccGTAGATAACGGGGCGCTAAGAAGGTCTGATTATGATGAAGGAGATAATTGGTTTCTTCTGACTATTTGA